From the genome of Vulpes lagopus strain Blue_001 chromosome 2, ASM1834538v1, whole genome shotgun sequence, one region includes:
- the CALHM6 gene encoding calcium homeostasis modulator protein 6, whose protein sequence is MEKLQTVLHLQLKQHRALGYGLVSLLTAGGERLFSTAVFQCPCSAAWNLPYGLVFLLVPALALFLLGLVLNARTWRLLTGCCARSSRSRARGCGAGLRGAVVCAQLGASAAVAPLTWVAVALLGGAFYECAAAGSAPLARRLCRERAPACEAQLPLAPCLPAQGPDAQGLLRELKAQSQVLGWILIAVVIIFLLIFTSVSRCLSPVSFLQLKFWKIYLEQEQQILKAQATEHAMELAKENVKCFFECLHPEECNTPSIKDWQQISSLYTFNPKEQYYSMLHKYVNRKEKTHSIISKEGDAVIPVLGFVDTPGINTTAEL, encoded by the exons GAAGCTGCAGACGGTGCTCCACCTGCAGCTCAAGCAGCACAGGGCGCTGGGCTACGGCCTGGTGAGCCTCCTGACGGCGGGCGGGGAGCGCCTGTTCTCCACCGCCGTGTTCCAGTGTCCCTGCAGCGCCGCCTGGAACCTGCCCTACGGCCTGGTGTTCCTGCTGGTGCCCGCGCTCGCCCTCTTCCTGCTGGGCCTCGTGCTGAACGCGCGCACCTGGCGCCTGCTCACCGGCTGCTGCGCGCGCAGCTCGCGCTCCCGCGCCCGGGGCTgcggcgcggggctgcggggcgccgTGGTGTGCGCGCAGCTGGGCGCGTCGGCCGCGGTGGCGCCGCTCACCTGGGTGGCCGTGGCGCTGCTCGGGGGCGCCTTCTACGAGTGCGCGGCCGCCGGGAGCGCGCCCCTGGCGCGGCGCCTGTGCCGGGAGCGCGCCCCCGCCTGCGAGGCCCAGCTGCCGCTCGCGCCCTGCCTGCCCGCCCAGGGCCCCGACGCGCAGGGCCTCCTCCGGGAGCTCAAGGCGCAGTCGCAG GTGCTGGGCTGGATCCTGATAGCAGTTGTCATCatcttccttctgatttttaCATCTGTCTCCCGATGCCTATCTCCAGTTAGTTTCCTGCAGCTGAAATTCTGGAAAATCTATTTGGAACAGGAGCAGCAGATCCTTAAAGCTCAGGCCACAGAGCATGCCATGGAACTGGCAAAAGAGAATGTTAAGTGTTTCTTTGAGTGCTTACACCCAGAGGAATGCAATACCCCCAGCATTAAAGACTGGCAGCAAATTTCATCTCTATATACTTTCAATCCGAAGGAGCAGTACTACAGCATGTTGCACAAATATGTtaacagaaaagagaagactcaTAGTATCATATCTAAAGAAGGAGATGCAGTGATTCCTGTTCTTGGCTTTGTAGATACACCGGGTATAAACACTACTGCTGAGTTATGA